The following are from one region of the Choloepus didactylus isolate mChoDid1 chromosome 11 unlocalized genomic scaffold, mChoDid1.pri SUPER_11_unloc2, whole genome shotgun sequence genome:
- the LOC119524569 gene encoding zinc finger protein 596-like isoform X2, producing MSRGRQLAAEILTMQPLELVNLKDIIIDFTQEEWSLLDTYQRKLFSNVMLENISHLVSVGHQVCKSDVCSQLEQGVELWREGIGFFQSQNSGREIGCNKEVLSMKHICRKYLSVIMSSKQTSHTQKNGNTCSELLEDFTHSSRVTQHVLIHNGKKHYFSNLFGKALSEQSFNQQKQICTRSKSCECHLNGKSCFQISALIHHNGSHTQEKPHGCHICGKVFTQHSALKQHMRIHIGEKPYGCQLCGKAFTHHSCLREHKRTHTGEKPYECYLCGKAFTQSNKLREHERTHTGEKPYECHLCRKAFTHFSNFRQHEKTHAGEKPYKCHLCAKAFTWCSGLREHERTHTGEKPYDCHLCGKTFTHCSSLRQHEKIHTGEKPYKCHLCGVS from the exons ATGTCTAGAGGAAGACAGTTGGCAGCTGAGATATTGACAATGCAACCACTG gagttagtgaacttgaaagatATAATTATAGACTTCACCCAAGAAGAGTGGTCCCTGCTGGACACATaccagagaaagctgttcagcaatgtgatgctggagaatatcagtcaTCTGGTCTCAGTGG GACATCAGGTCTGCAAATCAGATGTATGTTCCCAGTTGGAGCAAGGAGtggaactgtggagagaaggaattgGATTTTTCCAGTCCCAGAATTCAG GCAGAGAAATTGGTTGTAACAAGGAAGTGCTATCCATGAAACATATCTGCAGGAAATACCTTTCTGTCATCATGTCATCG AAACAGACATCTCATACTCAGAAGAATGGCAATACATGTAGTGAATTGCTGGAAGATTTCACTCACAGTTCCAGAGTGACTCAACATGTGTTAATTCACAATGGAAAGAAACATTACTTCAGCAATTTGTTTGGAAAAGCTCTCAGTGAGCAGTCTTTTAATCAACAAAAGCAAATTTGCACTAGAAGTAAATCATGTGAATGTCATCTAAATGGGAAATCCTGTTTTCAAATCTCTGCTCTTATACATCACAATGGAAGTCACACACAAGAGAAACCACATGGATGTCATatatgtgggaaagtcttcactCAGCATTCTGCCCTGAAACAACACATGCGAATTCAcattggagagaaaccctatggaTGTCAgttatgtgggaaagccttcactcaccATTCTTGCCTTAGAGAACATAAGAGGAcgcacactggagagaaaccctatgaatgttatttgtgtggaaaagccttcactcAGTCTAATAAGCTCAGAGAACATGAAaggactcacactggagagaaaccttatgaatgtcatctCTGCAGGAAAGCCTTTACTCACTTTTCTAACTTCAGACAACATGAGAAGACTCatgctggagagaaaccctataagTGTCATCTATGTGCAAAAGCCTTCACTTGGTGTTCTGGCCTTAGAGAACATGAgaggactcacactggagagaaaccctatgattgccatctatgtgggaaaaccttcactCACTGTTCTAGCCTCAGACAACATGAGAagattcatactggagagaaaccctacaaATGCCATCTATGTG
- the LOC119524569 gene encoding zinc finger protein 596-like isoform X1, giving the protein MSRGRQLAAEILTMQPLELVNLKDIIIDFTQEEWSLLDTYQRKLFSNVMLENISHLVSVGHQVCKSDVCSQLEQGVELWREGIGFFQSQNSGREIGCNKEVLSMKHICRKYLSVIMSSKQTSHTQKNGNTCSELLEDFTHSSRVTQHVLIHNGKKHYFSNLFGKALSEQSFNQQKQICTRSKSCECHLNGKSCFQISALIHHNGSHTQEKPHGCHICGKVFTQHSALKQHMRIHIGEKPYGCQLCGKAFTHHSCLREHKRTHTGEKPYECYLCGKAFTQSNKLREHERTHTGEKPYECHLCRKAFTHFSNFRQHEKTHAGEKPYKCHLCAKAFTWCSGLREHERTHTGEKPYDCHLCGKTFTHCSSLRQHEKIHTGEKPYKCHLCGKVFTYCSMLREHERIHTGEKPYKCHICGKAFARYSGLRQHEKSHWR; this is encoded by the exons ATGTCTAGAGGAAGACAGTTGGCAGCTGAGATATTGACAATGCAACCACTG gagttagtgaacttgaaagatATAATTATAGACTTCACCCAAGAAGAGTGGTCCCTGCTGGACACATaccagagaaagctgttcagcaatgtgatgctggagaatatcagtcaTCTGGTCTCAGTGG GACATCAGGTCTGCAAATCAGATGTATGTTCCCAGTTGGAGCAAGGAGtggaactgtggagagaaggaattgGATTTTTCCAGTCCCAGAATTCAG GCAGAGAAATTGGTTGTAACAAGGAAGTGCTATCCATGAAACATATCTGCAGGAAATACCTTTCTGTCATCATGTCATCG AAACAGACATCTCATACTCAGAAGAATGGCAATACATGTAGTGAATTGCTGGAAGATTTCACTCACAGTTCCAGAGTGACTCAACATGTGTTAATTCACAATGGAAAGAAACATTACTTCAGCAATTTGTTTGGAAAAGCTCTCAGTGAGCAGTCTTTTAATCAACAAAAGCAAATTTGCACTAGAAGTAAATCATGTGAATGTCATCTAAATGGGAAATCCTGTTTTCAAATCTCTGCTCTTATACATCACAATGGAAGTCACACACAAGAGAAACCACATGGATGTCATatatgtgggaaagtcttcactCAGCATTCTGCCCTGAAACAACACATGCGAATTCAcattggagagaaaccctatggaTGTCAgttatgtgggaaagccttcactcaccATTCTTGCCTTAGAGAACATAAGAGGAcgcacactggagagaaaccctatgaatgttatttgtgtggaaaagccttcactcAGTCTAATAAGCTCAGAGAACATGAAaggactcacactggagagaaaccttatgaatgtcatctCTGCAGGAAAGCCTTTACTCACTTTTCTAACTTCAGACAACATGAGAAGACTCatgctggagagaaaccctataagTGTCATCTATGTGCAAAAGCCTTCACTTGGTGTTCTGGCCTTAGAGAACATGAgaggactcacactggagagaaaccctatgattgccatctatgtgggaaaaccttcactCACTGTTCTAGCCTCAGACAACATGAGAagattcatactggagagaaaccctacaaATGCCATCTATGTGGTAAAGTCTTCACTTACTGTTCTATGCTGAGAGAACATGAAAggattcacactggagagaaaccttataaatgtcatatatgtgggaaagcctttgctCGTTATTCTgg